One Glycine max cultivar Williams 82 chromosome 6, Glycine_max_v4.0, whole genome shotgun sequence DNA segment encodes these proteins:
- the LOC100790620 gene encoding zinc finger protein NUTCRACKER, which produces MDEGEIITHTAFPQNLTASAASNDHNKPPSALRRKRNLPGNPDPEAEVIALSPKTLMATNRFLCETCGKGFQRDQNLQLHRRGHNLPWKLKQRTGKEARKRVYVCPEKSCVHHDPSRALGDLTGIKKHFCRKHGEKKWKCEKCSKRYAVQSDWKAHSKTCGTREYKCDCGTIFSRRDSFITHRAFCDALAEETARVNAASDINTSLGGNNIGYNIMGTSLGPNMASHFPSIFKPVSSTDETSNQTSRGLPLWMSQITSSQAQERIMVNTNLREIHQLGSATSSSSGTIYDGNSILQCPNLPPSNNYQLSWVFGTKISNNSNNQELTTSTTTSLPLGNTSAIPSWYSSQHQPQHQQACPSANMSATALLQKAAQIGATSSDPSWLGSLGLKCGNNSQGQDGNNNKYSGMYGSSLVLTTTLGSEADNSGCELSQMHPHKRRHVLNEESGGGQTRDFLGVGVQNHFPHFINQGVDLI; this is translated from the exons TGGATGAAGGAGAAATCATCACACATACTGCTTTCCCTCAGAACCTAACTGCTTCTGCTGCATCTAATGATCATAACAAACCTCCTTCTGCTTTGAGGAGGAAAAGAAACCTCCCAGGAAACCCAG ATCCTGAAGCAGAAGTCATAGCCTTATCACCAAAGACCCTGATGGCTACGAACAGATTCTTGTGTGAAACTTGTGGGAAGGGTTTCCAAAGGGATCAAAATCTCCAACTCCATCGACGTGGACACAACCTTCCATGGAAGCTTAAACAGAGAACGGGTAAAGAAGCAAGAAAAAGGGTTTATGTGTGTCCTGAGAAGAGTTGTGTCCACCACGACCCTTCAAGGGCTCTTGGAGACTTAACTGGGATTAAAAAGCACTTCTGCAGAAAGCACGGTGAAAAGAAGTGGAAGTGCGAGAAGTGCTCGAAGCGTTATGCTGTGcagtcagattggaaagcacaCTCCAAGACCTGTGGCACTAGAGAATATAAATGTGATTGTGGAACTATCTTTTCAAG GAGAGACAGCTTCATCACACACAGGGCCTTCTGTGATGCATTGGCAGAAGAAACGGCTAGGGTAAATGCAGCCTCAGACATAAACACATCCTTAGGGGGCAACAACATTGGTTACAACATAATGGGAACATCCCTAGGCCCTAATATGGCATCCCATTTCCCTTCAATTTTCAAGCCAGTTTCAAGCACTGATGAAACAAGTAACCAAACCTCAAGGGGACTACCCCTTTGGATGAGTCAAATAACATCTTCTCAGGCTCAAGAAAGAATAATGGTCAACACAAATTTGCGTGAGATTCATCAACTTGGTTCTGCCACAAGCTCATCATCAGGAACAATATATGATGGCAACTCAATTCTCCAATGCCCAAATCTTCCACCTTCTAATAACTATCAACTAAGTTGGGTGTTTGGAACTAAAATTTCCAATAACAGTAACAACCAAGAGTTAACAACTAGCACTACTACTTCACTTCCTCTAGGAAACACAAGTGCCATTCCTTCTTGGTATAGTTCCCAACACCAACCTCAACATCAACAAGCATGTCCATCAGCAAACATGTCAGCCACAGCTTTGTTGCAAAAAGCTGCTCAAATTGGAGCAACCTCAAGTGACCCTTCATGGCTTGGGAGCTTAGGTTTGAAATGTGGTAACAATAGCCAAGGTCAAGatggtaataataataagtatagTGGCATGTACGGATCAAGCTTGGTGCTCACAACCACTCTTGGGAGTGAAGCAGATAACTCTGGATGTGAATTGTCACAAATGCACCCTCACAAACGAAGACACGTGCTCAATGAAGAAAGTGGAGGGGGGCAAACTAGGGATTTCCTTGGTGTTGGTGTGCAAAACCATTTTCCACACTTCATCAACCAAGGGGTGGACTTGATTTGA